The Clostridia bacterium genome window below encodes:
- a CDS encoding cysteine desulfurase, with the protein MRLPSEAPGTFVPLPPRARAGPGPRGRRGGGILRYGAIGLETVYLDNAASTRALESVADAVRHALLHAYGNPSSLHAMGLEAERLVEATRADLARVLGVAPNELVFTSGGTEANNLALKGAARARARRGRHLLVSPIEHDSVLNAVEALRAEGFEVDFLPVDGQGYVDPEGLRARIRPDTVLVSVGAVNNEIGTVQPIAAIGQVLASFGEDRPLLHTDAVQALGKVPLGEVVRHADLASFSAHKIHGPKGVGALYVRRGVRLVPLAQGGGQERDLRPGTENVPGIAGFGAALRELDGLVEAWPRMRELKARLWNALRASLPGIEIVRNGPELAEAAPHILNVSFPGLRGEVVVHALEEHGVFASTGSACTSRDPRPSHVLKAIGCSDAVAQGAVRLSLSRFTTDEDVERAVQAFAATVPNLLKFARVRGRSGGR; encoded by the coding sequence ATGCGCCTTCCGTCGGAGGCGCCCGGGACTTTCGTCCCTCTCCCGCCGCGGGCGCGCGCCGGGCCTGGGCCGAGGGGGCGGCGCGGCGGTGGTATACTGCGGTACGGGGCGATCGGGCTGGAGACCGTCTACCTGGACAACGCCGCATCCACCCGCGCGTTAGAGAGCGTGGCGGACGCCGTGCGCCACGCGCTGCTGCACGCGTATGGAAATCCCTCATCGCTGCACGCCATGGGGCTGGAGGCCGAGCGGCTCGTCGAAGCCACGAGGGCGGATCTGGCCCGCGTGCTGGGCGTGGCGCCGAACGAGCTCGTCTTCACTTCCGGAGGCACGGAGGCGAACAACCTCGCCCTGAAGGGGGCGGCGCGGGCGCGCGCTCGCCGCGGCCGCCACCTGCTGGTCTCGCCGATCGAACACGACTCCGTCCTGAACGCGGTGGAAGCCCTGAGGGCCGAAGGATTCGAGGTCGACTTCCTGCCGGTCGACGGGCAGGGGTACGTGGACCCGGAGGGACTTCGGGCCCGCATCCGGCCGGACACCGTTCTTGTATCCGTGGGTGCCGTCAACAACGAGATCGGGACGGTGCAACCGATCGCGGCGATCGGGCAGGTCCTTGCGAGTTTCGGCGAGGACCGGCCGCTGCTGCACACGGACGCGGTGCAGGCGCTCGGCAAGGTGCCGCTCGGCGAGGTGGTCCGCCACGCCGATCTCGCCTCCTTCAGCGCGCACAAGATCCACGGGCCCAAAGGCGTGGGCGCCCTGTACGTGAGGCGCGGCGTGAGGCTCGTGCCGCTCGCGCAGGGGGGCGGCCAGGAACGCGACCTGCGTCCCGGCACGGAGAACGTGCCCGGCATCGCGGGCTTTGGCGCGGCTCTCCGGGAGCTGGATGGCCTCGTCGAAGCCTGGCCGCGCATGCGCGAGCTCAAGGCCCGCCTCTGGAACGCGTTGCGCGCGAGCCTCCCCGGGATCGAGATCGTTCGCAACGGCCCGGAGCTTGCGGAAGCGGCGCCGCACATCCTTAACGTCTCCTTCCCCGGTCTCCGGGGCGAGGTCGTCGTCCACGCGCTGGAGGAGCACGGCGTGTTCGCCTCGACGGGGTCGGCCTGCACCTCGCGCGATCCCCGCCCCAGCCATGTGCTGAAGGCGATCGGCTGCAGCGACGCGGTCGCCCAGGGAGCCGTGCGCCTGAGCCTATCCCGCTTCACCACCGACGAGGACGTCGAACGGGCCGTGCAGGCCTTTGCGGCCACGGTGCCCAACCTATTGAAGTTCGCGCGCGTCCGCGGCCGGAGCGGCGGACGTTGA
- a CDS encoding O-antigen ligase family protein — translation MTVLDFDRRVPPTGGFAAAIRQGLELAGLILVAAALVAGPLEYPYLYYHQYWYVASEAGALLAGAVAWLHILAGRDERSPEWAWPSARPTWLPAGTLLGYAAYAAWAFANSFRGLWPAKAWSEWAFIVASGFAALAAYRFSRRAGTFRWSLALAMGGPVAVAWIGLRQYVSLHDWSTQDVTRIWSTTGNANTLSGYLVASLPVAVALASARSGWRRLVWSAVSLLLATAILLSYTRGGWYAALLALVALALMVDRRVLACLVLYVVVANSIFPGVLSRAASGLNPEEVGTFQQRMQLWATAYYMWRDHPWFGVGTGNYVPLTPEYVARHPEIDRGLRNREPHNSYLKTLAEQGLGGLVLLLGTLVAWWWALVKAWRRARPGPRRHLLAGFAAAGLAVAVHCLSNSVLHDYRSALGFWPYVGLGLRLLADPAVFGDEDRWPA, via the coding sequence ATGACCGTTCTCGACTTCGACCGGCGGGTTCCGCCCACAGGTGGCTTCGCCGCCGCGATCCGGCAAGGTCTGGAGCTCGCCGGCCTGATCCTAGTGGCGGCCGCCCTGGTGGCCGGCCCGCTCGAGTATCCATACCTCTACTATCACCAATATTGGTACGTGGCGAGCGAGGCCGGAGCCCTTCTCGCAGGCGCCGTCGCATGGCTCCACATTCTCGCCGGTCGGGACGAGCGCTCGCCGGAGTGGGCGTGGCCCTCGGCGAGGCCCACCTGGCTTCCGGCGGGAACACTCTTGGGGTACGCGGCCTACGCCGCGTGGGCCTTCGCGAACTCTTTTCGCGGGCTCTGGCCGGCGAAGGCGTGGAGCGAATGGGCGTTCATCGTCGCCTCCGGGTTCGCCGCGCTGGCGGCGTACCGGTTTTCGCGCCGCGCGGGGACGTTTCGCTGGTCGCTCGCCCTGGCGATGGGCGGCCCGGTCGCCGTCGCCTGGATCGGCCTGCGGCAGTATGTTTCCCTGCACGACTGGTCCACCCAGGACGTGACGCGGATCTGGTCGACGACCGGCAACGCGAACACGCTTTCCGGCTACCTGGTGGCCTCGCTGCCGGTCGCCGTCGCCCTCGCGAGCGCGCGAAGCGGCTGGCGCCGCCTCGTGTGGTCGGCCGTGTCCCTGCTCCTCGCGACGGCCATCCTGCTCTCCTACACGCGCGGCGGATGGTACGCCGCGCTCCTCGCGCTCGTCGCGCTCGCGCTCATGGTCGACCGGCGCGTCCTCGCCTGTCTCGTCCTGTACGTCGTCGTCGCGAATTCGATCTTTCCCGGCGTGCTCAGCCGCGCCGCCTCCGGGTTGAACCCGGAAGAGGTCGGGACCTTCCAGCAGCGCATGCAGCTCTGGGCCACGGCGTATTACATGTGGCGCGACCACCCCTGGTTCGGCGTCGGCACCGGAAATTACGTCCCGCTCACGCCGGAATACGTCGCCCGACATCCGGAGATCGACCGAGGCTTGCGCAACCGCGAGCCGCACAACTCGTACCTGAAGACGCTGGCGGAACAGGGCCTCGGGGGTCTTGTCCTGCTGCTCGGCACGCTCGTGGCCTGGTGGTGGGCGCTGGTGAAGGCGTGGCGGCGGGCCCGCCCCGGCCCGCGGAGGCACCTGCTGGCCGGGTTTGCGGCGGCCGGCCTTGCTGTCGCGGTTCACTGCCTCTCGAACAGCGTTCTGCATGACTACCGCAGCGCGCTCGGGTTCTGGCCGTACGTGGGGCTCGGCCTGCGGCTGCTCGCGGACCCGGCCGTGTTCGGAGACGAGGACCGGTGGCCGGCGTGA
- the thiI gene encoding tRNA 4-thiouridine(8) synthase ThiI, with protein sequence MNATAQPGGTMLVRYGEISLKGANRQTFEHALRRRLSEAIERAAGADAPVRVRLAHGRIYVDYDEQEDDVRERLLFALTRTFGVVSVSPARRVPLDWGALVEAAEALGRRAKSGGARTFKVEARRANKSFPKTSPEIARELGAALAARLDWPVDVRRPDAVVQVEVREWAYVYAETYPGPGGLPLGTGGRGMLLLSGGIDSPVAGWLLAKRGLEPVAVYFHSPPYTGEKALEKVRDLCRALAVWCGPLELYTVPFTEISQQIYERAPDPLGTVLMRRFMVRIAQRLGDQVGAGALITGESLGQVASQTIESIAAIADVADRPILRPLVGLDKAEIVELARRIGTYEISVRPFPDCCSVFVPRNPATRPRIDDCRRAEERLDVEALVAEAVARTARERLGPAPAGRMGQETASPAR encoded by the coding sequence ATGAACGCCACCGCCCAGCCGGGCGGCACGATGCTCGTGCGCTACGGCGAGATCAGCCTCAAGGGCGCGAACCGGCAAACGTTCGAACACGCGCTGAGACGACGCCTGTCGGAGGCCATCGAGCGCGCCGCCGGCGCGGACGCGCCCGTGCGCGTGCGGCTCGCGCACGGGCGGATCTACGTGGACTACGACGAGCAGGAGGACGACGTGCGGGAGCGGCTGCTGTTCGCGCTCACGCGCACGTTCGGCGTGGTGTCCGTGAGCCCGGCCCGGCGCGTGCCGCTGGACTGGGGGGCGCTCGTCGAGGCGGCGGAGGCGCTGGGCCGGCGGGCGAAGTCCGGCGGCGCCCGCACGTTCAAGGTCGAGGCCCGCCGCGCGAACAAGTCGTTTCCCAAGACATCGCCGGAGATCGCCCGGGAACTGGGCGCCGCCCTGGCCGCGCGCCTCGACTGGCCCGTCGACGTGCGCCGGCCGGACGCCGTCGTGCAAGTGGAAGTCCGCGAGTGGGCGTACGTCTACGCGGAGACCTACCCCGGGCCCGGAGGCCTGCCGCTGGGCACCGGCGGCAGGGGCATGCTGCTGCTGTCCGGGGGCATCGACAGCCCGGTGGCGGGATGGCTCCTCGCGAAGCGCGGCCTGGAACCTGTCGCCGTGTACTTTCACAGCCCGCCGTACACCGGGGAGAAGGCGCTGGAGAAAGTGAGGGACCTGTGCCGGGCGCTCGCCGTCTGGTGCGGCCCCCTGGAACTCTACACGGTGCCGTTCACCGAGATCTCGCAGCAGATCTACGAGCGCGCCCCGGACCCGCTCGGCACCGTACTCATGCGCCGGTTCATGGTGCGCATCGCCCAGCGCCTGGGCGATCAGGTGGGGGCGGGCGCGCTCATCACGGGGGAGAGCCTCGGCCAGGTCGCAAGCCAGACCATTGAGAGCATCGCCGCCATCGCGGACGTGGCCGACCGTCCCATCCTGCGCCCGCTCGTGGGCCTCGACAAGGCGGAGATCGTCGAGCTGGCCCGGCGCATCGGCACGTACGAGATCAGCGTGCGGCCGTTCCCCGACTGCTGCAGCGTGTTCGTCCCGCGCAACCCGGCCACGCGGCCGCGAATCGACGACTGCCGGCGCGCGGAGGAGCGCCTCGACGTCGAGGCGCTGGTCGCCGAGGCGGTGGCCCGGACGGCGCGGGAGCGGCTCGGCCCGGCACCGGCCGGGCGGATGGGACAGGAGACGGCGTCG
- a CDS encoding ABC transporter permease, translating to MREPWSQARTRALLRWLSPVLVLALWQAWGSLVHLGWLPLPSDVARAAVERIADGTLLKDAAISLRRVLIGFAAGVGTAVPLGVWIATSRVAEAIVDPLVELVRPIPPLGWIPFAMLTFGLEETPKEFIIWLGVFFPVLLNTAAGVRSVDPTALKAARSLGANRRQIFMKVVLPASLPSILTGMRVGLGVGWTCLVAAELIAAKTGLGYLIMRSYHFVQYDDMVLGMAAIGALGALLEHLLRVLDQRLTFWVERA from the coding sequence GTGCGTGAGCCATGGAGCCAAGCGAGGACCCGCGCGCTCTTGCGCTGGCTCTCGCCGGTCCTGGTGCTGGCGCTCTGGCAGGCCTGGGGCTCGCTCGTCCACCTCGGCTGGCTGCCTCTTCCGAGCGATGTGGCCAGGGCGGCGGTCGAGCGCATCGCCGACGGCACGCTCCTCAAGGACGCCGCCATCAGCCTGCGCCGCGTCCTCATCGGTTTCGCCGCCGGCGTGGGGACCGCCGTGCCGCTGGGCGTTTGGATCGCGACGAGCCGCGTCGCGGAAGCCATCGTCGACCCGCTCGTCGAACTGGTGCGCCCGATCCCGCCGCTCGGCTGGATCCCGTTCGCCATGCTCACGTTCGGCCTGGAGGAGACGCCCAAGGAGTTCATCATCTGGCTCGGCGTCTTCTTCCCCGTGCTCCTCAACACGGCGGCCGGCGTGCGCAGCGTCGACCCGACCGCGCTGAAGGCGGCCCGCAGCCTGGGCGCCAACCGCCGGCAGATCTTCATGAAGGTCGTGCTGCCGGCGTCGCTGCCGTCGATCCTCACCGGCATGCGGGTGGGCCTGGGCGTCGGCTGGACATGCCTCGTCGCGGCGGAGCTGATCGCGGCGAAGACGGGGCTCGGCTACCTCATCATGCGGTCGTATCACTTCGTGCAGTACGACGACATGGTCCTCGGCATGGCGGCCATCGGGGCGCTCGGCGCCCTGCTGGAGCACCTGCTGCGCGTCTTGGACCAGCGGCTGACGTTCTGGGTGGAACGCGCGTGA
- a CDS encoding ABC transporter ATP-binding protein, whose protein sequence is MTRRHRETKIACRGVTRAFEVGLARQPFVALQDIDLDIADGEFVCLLGPSGCGKSTLLQIIGGHLPPTSGEVRIDGVPVQGPRADIGIVFQTLGLFAWRTVLGNVEFGLEVRGVPAAERRAIAEHYLEMVGLAEFRDAYPKQLSGGMRQRVAIARALANDPAVLLLDEPFGALDAQTREGLQAEIARIWEKTRKTVVFVTHDIDEAIFLGDRVVVMGTRPGRVREEVAIDLPGPRWADERRFAKAFTEYKARLWSLLRDQDRRRLAAGVGGSA, encoded by the coding sequence ATGACAAGACGGCACCGTGAGACGAAGATCGCCTGCCGCGGCGTCACGCGCGCGTTCGAGGTGGGGCTCGCGCGGCAGCCCTTCGTGGCGCTTCAGGACATCGACCTGGACATCGCCGACGGCGAGTTCGTGTGCCTGCTCGGACCCTCGGGCTGCGGCAAGTCGACGCTGCTTCAGATCATCGGCGGCCACCTGCCGCCGACCTCCGGAGAGGTGCGGATCGACGGCGTGCCCGTCCAGGGGCCGCGCGCCGACATCGGCATCGTGTTTCAGACGCTCGGGCTCTTCGCGTGGCGCACGGTGCTGGGGAACGTGGAGTTCGGACTTGAGGTGCGCGGCGTGCCCGCGGCCGAGCGGCGCGCCATTGCGGAGCACTACCTTGAGATGGTGGGGCTCGCCGAATTTCGTGACGCCTACCCCAAGCAACTGTCCGGCGGCATGCGCCAGCGCGTGGCCATCGCTCGCGCCCTGGCCAACGACCCGGCCGTGCTCCTGTTGGACGAGCCCTTTGGCGCGCTGGACGCCCAGACGCGCGAAGGCCTGCAGGCGGAGATCGCCCGCATCTGGGAAAAGACGCGCAAGACGGTCGTGTTCGTGACGCACGACATCGACGAGGCGATCTTTCTCGGCGACCGCGTCGTCGTCATGGGCACGCGGCCGGGGCGCGTCCGCGAGGAGGTCGCCATCGACCTTCCGGGCCCCCGCTGGGCGGACGAGCGCCGCTTCGCCAAGGCCTTCACGGAGTACAAGGCCCGCCTGTGGTCGCTTCTTCGCGATCAGGACCGGCGACGCCTCGCCGCGGGGGTGGGCGGAAGTGCGTGA
- a CDS encoding P-loop NTPase, translated as MARTVRLLVVDPDGAARQALADLMRREPRLELAGMAASAEEAARHASHSPVDAILIAVDLVADPESLAGFGDTPVIAIGREAQPEVMRRAMTAGARDFLVWPFTAHALLQALEDIGLLAVRDAETSPVAVVSARGGSGKSIVALNLAILRARRDEREVALLDLDLDSGSLALYAGVKAQATVGDLLRLGAAIDSDALRNVAVKVPGVPVHLFASPAEPGSWSSTPAEALRGWVDRVESTFPCTIVDLPATFDERTLAVLDACARAVFVTPAELPALYHAARWMRRIGEEIGWPRERFIVVCNRTHPEMKLPPKAVVEALATPNVVQVPFDPTAASSVQSGQAVAGRRNPVPFVRALEPLLQALGAESDRRGPAQARASAPRSADVPNNLGPAMPW; from the coding sequence ATGGCGCGGACGGTCCGACTTCTCGTGGTGGATCCCGATGGTGCCGCGCGTCAGGCGCTCGCGGACCTGATGCGCCGCGAACCGCGGCTTGAGCTGGCGGGCATGGCCGCCTCAGCCGAGGAGGCCGCCCGGCACGCCTCGCACTCCCCGGTCGACGCGATCCTCATCGCCGTCGACCTGGTGGCGGACCCCGAGAGCCTCGCCGGCTTCGGGGACACGCCGGTCATCGCGATCGGCCGGGAGGCGCAGCCCGAGGTCATGCGGCGCGCCATGACGGCCGGCGCCCGCGACTTCCTCGTCTGGCCCTTCACCGCGCACGCCCTGCTGCAAGCGCTGGAGGACATCGGTCTCCTGGCCGTCCGGGACGCGGAGACGAGCCCTGTCGCCGTGGTCTCGGCGCGGGGCGGCTCCGGCAAGAGCATCGTCGCGTTGAACCTGGCCATCCTGCGCGCGCGCCGCGACGAACGCGAGGTGGCGCTGCTCGACCTGGACCTCGACAGTGGCTCCCTGGCGCTGTACGCCGGGGTGAAAGCGCAGGCCACGGTCGGCGACCTCCTCCGGCTGGGCGCCGCCATCGACAGCGACGCCCTGCGCAACGTCGCCGTGAAGGTGCCCGGCGTGCCCGTGCACTTGTTCGCTTCCCCGGCCGAGCCGGGAAGCTGGTCCAGCACGCCCGCGGAGGCGCTGCGCGGCTGGGTCGATCGCGTCGAGTCGACCTTCCCCTGCACCATCGTCGATCTGCCCGCGACGTTCGACGAGCGCACCCTCGCCGTGCTCGACGCTTGCGCCCGCGCGGTGTTCGTGACCCCGGCCGAGCTCCCCGCCCTCTACCACGCGGCGCGGTGGATGCGGCGGATCGGCGAGGAGATCGGATGGCCGCGCGAGAGGTTCATCGTCGTCTGCAACCGCACGCACCCGGAGATGAAGCTGCCGCCGAAGGCCGTCGTGGAGGCGCTCGCCACGCCCAATGTGGTTCAGGTCCCGTTCGACCCGACGGCGGCCTCCTCCGTACAGAGCGGGCAGGCGGTGGCCGGCCGGCGCAACCCCGTGCCGTTCGTACGCGCGCTTGAGCCCCTGCTGCAGGCGCTCGGCGCCGAGAGTGACAGGCGTGGCCCGGCCCAGGCACGAGCGTCGGCGCCACGCAGCGCGGACGTCCCGAACAACCTCGGCCCGGCCATGCCCTGGTAA
- a CDS encoding DivIVA domain-containing protein, translated as MTTVPISSVSILNREFTKTFRGYDPEEVDKFMEELARDVDQLQEEWKQAKEESERLTDEVRRWRTEAQEAARRVEAAEARADELAREVEAARQEVEAARKEVESVRHELDAARQELDDARRGGDPDLQRRLQALEQELARYRERERELADAILEARQAASQSVKAAEERARQIVEKAEAEAARMVEEARERAEAEALALQQEVTALQSAKAELETEIRDTLERRDALAELFASFQGKFRAAAAEFTRIQEALAPEERPGVVNLDAYKKSGR; from the coding sequence GTGACGACAGTGCCGATATCGTCCGTGTCGATTCTCAACCGCGAGTTCACCAAGACGTTCCGCGGGTACGATCCCGAGGAAGTGGACAAGTTCATGGAGGAGCTCGCGCGCGATGTCGACCAGTTGCAAGAGGAATGGAAGCAGGCGAAGGAAGAGAGCGAGCGCCTGACGGACGAGGTTCGCCGCTGGCGCACGGAAGCGCAGGAGGCGGCGCGCCGCGTCGAGGCGGCGGAGGCGCGCGCGGACGAGTTGGCACGGGAAGTCGAGGCCGCCCGTCAAGAGGTGGAGGCGGCTCGTAAGGAAGTCGAATCCGTCCGCCACGAGCTGGACGCCGCGCGTCAGGAGTTGGACGACGCCCGCCGCGGCGGAGACCCGGATCTGCAGCGGCGCCTGCAGGCTCTGGAACAGGAGCTCGCCCGCTACCGGGAAAGGGAGCGGGAGCTCGCCGACGCCATCCTGGAAGCGCGGCAGGCAGCGAGCCAATCGGTGAAAGCCGCGGAGGAGCGGGCCCGCCAGATCGTGGAAAAGGCGGAGGCGGAAGCGGCCCGCATGGTCGAGGAAGCCCGCGAGCGCGCGGAGGCGGAGGCGCTGGCGCTCCAGCAGGAGGTCACCGCCCTGCAGTCCGCCAAAGCCGAGCTTGAAACGGAGATCCGCGACACGCTTGAACGGCGGGACGCCCTCGCCGAGCTCTTCGCCTCCTTCCAAGGAAAGTTTCGCGCGGCCGCAGCCGAGTTCACGCGGATCCAGGAGGCGCTCGCCCCGGAGGAACGTCCGGGGGTGGTCAACCTGGACGCGTACAAGAAGAGCGGTCGCTGA
- a CDS encoding aliphatic sulfonate ABC transporter substrate-binding protein: protein MRRRLRLAALLAVAALALAACGGGGAGGKGDVTVRVGTQPGVFVAPYFIASERGLFPPGLKIKETSFLSGPDMVSALVAGQLDVGYLGGSPAILAASRNPDIVIVGIDDLSNGGEGIVVQPDEGIRTPADLRGKTIGVALGSTTHRFLIEQLRQAGLDPSKDVDIRDMTTDDQLAAFQAHQVDAVANWEPWKGKAVAAGGVELVNDAKATIRTYDVIVANRKFAAAHPDALARFLLAHYQGAAFRQQHPDEAADLVIKHVDVARDEVLKTFALYEHPDLDQVLSPDYLGGGQEGTAYKSIVYDVGFLAEQGVIETRPDAGRLIDTEWLQQAAELAKPSTNSQ, encoded by the coding sequence ATGAGGAGACGACTCCGGCTCGCCGCACTGCTGGCGGTGGCGGCCCTCGCCCTGGCCGCATGCGGCGGCGGGGGCGCGGGGGGAAAGGGCGACGTCACGGTGCGCGTCGGCACCCAGCCGGGCGTGTTCGTGGCGCCGTACTTCATCGCGTCCGAACGGGGCCTGTTCCCGCCGGGGCTCAAGATCAAGGAGACGTCGTTTCTCTCCGGCCCGGACATGGTCAGCGCGCTCGTGGCGGGCCAGCTGGACGTGGGGTATCTGGGCGGAAGCCCGGCCATTCTCGCGGCCAGCCGCAACCCCGACATCGTGATCGTCGGCATCGACGACCTCTCCAACGGCGGCGAGGGCATCGTCGTCCAGCCGGACGAGGGCATCCGGACCCCTGCGGACCTCCGCGGCAAGACGATCGGCGTCGCCCTCGGTTCGACGACTCACCGCTTCCTCATCGAGCAACTGCGCCAGGCCGGGCTCGATCCGTCCAAGGACGTCGACATCCGCGACATGACGACCGACGACCAACTCGCGGCCTTCCAGGCGCACCAGGTCGACGCCGTCGCGAATTGGGAGCCGTGGAAGGGCAAGGCCGTGGCCGCGGGCGGCGTCGAGCTCGTCAACGACGCGAAGGCCACGATCCGCACGTACGACGTCATCGTGGCGAACCGCAAGTTCGCCGCGGCGCACCCGGACGCCCTCGCCCGCTTCCTCCTGGCCCACTATCAAGGCGCCGCGTTCCGCCAGCAGCATCCCGACGAGGCGGCGGACCTGGTGATCAAGCACGTCGACGTGGCGCGGGACGAGGTCCTGAAGACGTTCGCCCTCTACGAGCATCCCGACCTTGACCAGGTCCTGAGCCCGGACTACCTGGGCGGGGGGCAGGAGGGCACGGCGTACAAGAGCATCGTGTACGACGTCGGTTTCCTCGCCGAGCAGGGCGTGATCGAAACGCGACCGGACGCCGGGCGGCTCATCGACACCGAGTGGCTGCAACAAGCGGCGGAACTGGCGAAGCCGTCAACGAACTCCCAGTGA